The following are encoded together in the bacterium genome:
- a CDS encoding alcohol dehydrogenase catalytic domain-containing protein has product MAVERYGEPLRPIDLPQPVPGPGQVLVRVLGCGVCRSDLKIADGAMPFSATLRLPHVPGHEIAGEIVAFGPPAQDGGPGATPGVHTGDRVVVYNYWGCRTCARCQAGEENLCERLQGWTGFTSPGGFQEYLVVPGDCVLPLPVNVPPEHGGPLSCALGTAYRAVVTRAGVRAGETVAILGAGGVGLHAVEVVRAAGARALAVDLQRHRLDAARVLGADGAFLAGDGAADAVRQATDGRGADVVVDTVGHHGSLLAAADLVRTGGRIVLVGYTVVAADYPPVPSERLALGEISVVGSRYVTRRELRRALDLVSRGLVRPIVAEEVPLARVNDALAMVREDRVTGRVVVRVAPFVAGSGAPSGAPSGAPSGAGQAGQAGQAGQAG; this is encoded by the coding sequence ATGGCGGTGGAGCGATACGGCGAGCCGCTGCGGCCGATCGACCTGCCGCAGCCGGTTCCCGGGCCGGGACAGGTCCTGGTGCGGGTGCTTGGGTGCGGCGTGTGCCGGTCCGACCTCAAGATCGCCGACGGCGCGATGCCGTTTTCCGCGACGCTCCGGCTGCCCCACGTGCCGGGGCACGAGATCGCCGGAGAGATCGTCGCGTTCGGCCCCCCGGCGCAAGACGGCGGTCCGGGGGCCACTCCCGGCGTGCACACCGGCGATCGGGTCGTCGTCTACAACTACTGGGGCTGCCGCACGTGCGCGCGCTGCCAAGCCGGCGAGGAAAACCTGTGCGAACGGCTCCAAGGATGGACGGGTTTTACCTCTCCCGGCGGCTTCCAAGAATACCTCGTCGTCCCGGGCGACTGCGTGCTGCCGTTGCCGGTGAACGTGCCGCCCGAGCACGGCGGTCCGCTGTCCTGCGCGCTCGGCACCGCCTACCGCGCGGTGGTCACGCGCGCGGGCGTCCGGGCCGGTGAGACCGTAGCGATCCTCGGCGCCGGCGGCGTCGGATTGCACGCGGTCGAGGTCGTGCGGGCCGCGGGGGCGCGCGCCCTCGCGGTTGACCTGCAACGCCACCGCCTGGACGCGGCGCGCGTCCTCGGCGCCGACGGCGCGTTTCTCGCGGGGGACGGGGCGGCGGACGCGGTGCGGCAGGCCACGGACGGCCGCGGGGCGGACGTCGTCGTGGACACCGTCGGCCACCATGGGTCGCTCCTCGCCGCGGCCGACCTGGTCCGGACCGGGGGGCGCATCGTGCTCGTCGGGTACACAGTCGTCGCCGCCGATTATCCGCCGGTGCCGAGCGAGCGGCTGGCGCTCGGGGAGATCAGCGTCGTCGGCTCCCGGTACGTGACCCGCCGGGAATTGCGCCGGGCGCTCGACCTGGTATCGCGCGGGCTCGTGCGGCCGATCGTCGCTGAGGAGGTGCCGCTCGCGCGCGTCAACGACGCCCTGGCGATGGTCCGAGAGGACCGGGTGACCGGCCGCGTCGTCGTCCGGGTCGCCCCGTTTGTCGCGGGGTCTGGCGCCCCGTCTGGCGCCCCGTCTGGCGCCCCGTCTGGCGCGGGGCAGGCGGGGCAGGCGGGGCAGGCGGGGCAGGCTGGGTGA
- a CDS encoding alcohol dehydrogenase catalytic domain-containing protein, whose translation MKAQLLRAWGGPLVYADHPDPVAGAGEVLVAVRACGVGLTVVNYMAGRLGRPEPLPRVPGHEFTGVVVEAGPGVTGLRPGDRVMSYFYLTCGRCEWCRSGREPLCRNHGGYVGVHRDGGYAELVCLPEANVLPLPDGVPFVDGTVIPDAVATPYHVCASRAAVRVGDRVLVIGAGGGVGIHMVQMARLFGGRVVAVDVDEAKLEHCRRAGAEAAVNFRAPDAEDRARTALAGGATVAIDLVGGPETLAWAFGLLGAGGRMVMLTTAEGAALDVATRRMVMGELTIMGSRYCSRAEVLAAARLVQEGRIAPVVSGVRPLADAEALHAMLRAGTLLGRGAIAIDGRAF comes from the coding sequence GTGAAGGCCCAGCTGCTGCGGGCGTGGGGCGGTCCGCTCGTCTACGCGGACCACCCCGACCCGGTCGCCGGGGCGGGTGAAGTGCTCGTTGCCGTTCGGGCGTGCGGCGTCGGGCTCACCGTGGTCAACTACATGGCCGGGCGGCTCGGCCGCCCGGAGCCGTTGCCGCGGGTGCCGGGCCACGAGTTCACTGGCGTCGTGGTCGAGGCGGGGCCGGGCGTGACCGGCCTCCGCCCCGGGGACCGTGTGATGAGTTACTTCTACCTCACCTGCGGGCGCTGCGAATGGTGCCGGTCCGGCCGCGAGCCGCTCTGCCGGAACCACGGCGGGTACGTGGGGGTGCATCGGGACGGCGGGTACGCGGAACTGGTCTGCCTGCCCGAGGCGAACGTGCTGCCGCTGCCGGACGGCGTGCCGTTCGTCGACGGGACGGTGATTCCGGACGCGGTGGCGACGCCGTATCACGTCTGCGCGTCGCGGGCGGCGGTCCGGGTCGGGGATCGCGTGCTCGTGATCGGCGCGGGTGGTGGCGTCGGCATTCACATGGTGCAGATGGCGCGGCTGTTCGGCGGGCGCGTCGTGGCCGTGGACGTGGACGAGGCGAAGCTCGAGCACTGCCGCCGCGCGGGCGCCGAGGCCGCGGTGAACTTCCGGGCTCCGGACGCGGAGGATCGCGCACGAACGGCGCTCGCGGGCGGGGCGACCGTGGCGATCGATCTCGTCGGCGGTCCGGAGACCCTCGCGTGGGCGTTCGGCCTGCTCGGGGCCGGTGGCCGGATGGTGATGCTCACCACCGCGGAAGGCGCCGCGCTCGACGTGGCGACCCGCCGGATGGTGATGGGCGAGCTGACGATCATGGGATCGCGCTACTGTTCGCGGGCCGAGGTGCTCGCGGCGGCCCGGCTCGTGCAGGAGGGCCGGATCGCGCCGGTCGTGTCCGGCGTGCGCCCGCTCGCCGACGCGGAGGCGCTGCACGCGATGCTGCGGGCCGGCACGCTCCTCGGACGCGGGGCGATCGCGATCGACGGTAGAGCATTTTGA
- a CDS encoding isochorismatase family cysteine hydrolase, with product MAGVAPPDRRAFLGAIRAQLYLDPAKTVVLAVDVHRGHLDPDVATMPVAPEDARRVRAAVTRLLGGARAATVSVIYVLLTYRRTTPPGLESMGNPFWQAVEAARESMTPGRRSTIVHHNQEGSPQTELPPELAAQPGDYVIRSKKRLSAFYGTELDTLLRALGADTVVICGINTNTCVLCTAFDAFNRDLRVIVASDAVASMYGDDLHVLGLENVQRCLGWVLQTDEILTLFRGVPAGTP from the coding sequence GTGGCCGGTGTAGCGCCTCCGGATCGCCGCGCGTTTCTCGGGGCGATCCGCGCGCAGTTGTACCTTGATCCCGCGAAGACCGTCGTGCTCGCGGTGGATGTTCACCGCGGCCATCTCGATCCCGACGTGGCGACGATGCCCGTGGCGCCGGAGGACGCGCGGCGGGTGCGCGCCGCGGTGACGCGTCTCCTCGGAGGCGCGCGGGCGGCCACGGTATCCGTGATCTATGTCCTACTGACGTACCGCCGCACGACCCCGCCCGGGCTCGAGAGCATGGGCAATCCCTTTTGGCAGGCCGTCGAGGCGGCGCGGGAGTCGATGACGCCCGGGCGGCGCAGCACGATCGTGCACCACAACCAGGAAGGCTCGCCGCAGACCGAGCTGCCGCCGGAGCTCGCCGCGCAGCCGGGCGACTACGTGATCCGCAGCAAGAAGCGGCTCAGCGCGTTCTATGGGACCGAACTGGACACGCTGCTGCGCGCGCTCGGCGCTGATACCGTGGTGATCTGCGGCATCAACACCAACACGTGCGTGCTGTGCACCGCGTTCGACGCGTTCAACCGCGACCTGCGGGTGATCGTCGCGTCCGACGCCGTCGCCAGCATGTACGGCGACGATCTCCACGTCTTGGGACTCGAGAACGTCCAGCGCTGCCTGGGCTGGGTCCTGCAGACCGATGAGATCTTGACGCTGTTCCGCGGGGTGCCCGCCGGGACCCCGTGA
- a CDS encoding ABC transporter substrate-binding protein encodes MKRLSASLVLLLVLGVSGAAWPAAMPAPLKIGVIIPETGYLAAPGKFMREGFELYLKQHGNKLGGRDVQVVIGDTAGNPSVGLTQARRLVEQDGATVLFGPLNAAVGSALVPYIDQHKIPAVYPIVSADDLTQRKRSPYIVRTGWTSSQPTQPLGDYAYKTLRYRKVAAIAYDFEFGWQSISGFVQTFQQDGGTVVKEIWTPQTTNDFSAYLSQIPRDVDAVLCSFSGSTAIAFFRQYRAFGLKMPLVCQGNATDESTLAATGTPAIGTITALQYSATLDTPANKAFVAAYKAANGHVPSYYADGTYVGMMFLDRALQAVHGDITDGAAFATLMRGITIPDAPRGPVRLDAYGNPVQNVYVRKVEQVNGELANVIIYTYHSVSQFWTYKPEEFLAHPVYSRTYPPCNGCGR; translated from the coding sequence GTGAAGCGACTCAGCGCGTCGCTCGTGCTGTTGCTGGTGCTCGGCGTCTCGGGTGCGGCGTGGCCGGCGGCCATGCCGGCGCCGCTCAAGATCGGCGTGATCATCCCGGAGACCGGCTATCTCGCGGCGCCGGGGAAGTTCATGCGCGAAGGATTCGAGCTCTACCTGAAGCAGCACGGCAACAAGCTCGGCGGCCGTGACGTGCAGGTCGTGATCGGCGACACAGCCGGCAATCCGTCGGTCGGCCTGACCCAGGCGCGGCGGCTCGTCGAGCAGGACGGCGCGACCGTGCTCTTTGGACCGCTCAACGCCGCGGTCGGCTCGGCGCTGGTGCCGTACATCGACCAGCACAAGATCCCGGCCGTCTACCCGATCGTCTCCGCCGACGACCTCACGCAGCGCAAGCGCAGCCCCTACATCGTCCGCACCGGCTGGACGAGCAGCCAGCCCACGCAGCCGCTCGGCGACTACGCCTACAAGACCCTGCGCTACCGCAAGGTGGCCGCGATCGCCTACGACTTCGAGTTCGGCTGGCAGAGCATCAGCGGGTTCGTGCAGACCTTCCAGCAGGACGGCGGCACGGTCGTCAAGGAGATCTGGACGCCGCAGACGACGAACGACTTCTCGGCCTACCTCTCGCAGATCCCGCGCGACGTCGATGCCGTGCTCTGCAGTTTTTCCGGGTCGACCGCGATCGCGTTCTTCAGGCAGTACCGGGCCTTCGGCCTGAAGATGCCGCTGGTGTGCCAGGGGAACGCCACCGACGAGAGTACGCTCGCGGCGACCGGCACGCCGGCGATCGGGACGATCACGGCGCTGCAGTACAGCGCGACGCTCGACACGCCGGCGAACAAGGCGTTCGTGGCGGCGTACAAGGCGGCGAACGGACACGTCCCGTCCTACTACGCGGACGGGACTTACGTAGGGATGATGTTCCTCGACCGGGCGCTCCAGGCCGTCCACGGCGACATTACGGACGGCGCCGCGTTCGCCACGCTCATGCGCGGGATCACGATTCCCGACGCGCCCCGGGGGCCCGTGCGGCTCGACGCCTACGGCAACCCCGTGCAGAACGTGTACGTCCGGAAGGTCGAGCAGGTCAACGGCGAGTTGGCCAACGTGATCATCTACACGTACCACAGCGTCTCGCAGTTCTGGACCTACAAGCCGGAGGAGTTTCTCGCGCACCCCGTCTACTCGCGCACGTACCCGCCCTGCAACGGGTGCGGCCGGTGA
- a CDS encoding ABC transporter ATP-binding protein — protein MTADALLSLADIHTYYGDNHVLHGVTLTVPAGEVTALLGRNGMGKTTLIRSVIGFTPPRRGRIVFAGREIQRLPSHAIARQGIGLVPQGRRIFPSLTVEEQLRVVAHGDGRWTLDRVYGLFPRLLERRGHLGGQLSGGEQQMLAIGRALMTNPALLLMDEPSEGLAPLIVRDLKDAIAQLAQGGLAILLVEQNLPLALAVAHTCYLLSRGQVVHQASAGEIAKDDEIRRRHLGV, from the coding sequence GTGACCGCGGACGCCCTGCTCTCCCTGGCGGACATCCACACCTACTACGGCGACAACCACGTGTTGCACGGCGTGACCCTCACCGTTCCCGCGGGCGAGGTCACCGCCCTGCTCGGCCGCAACGGGATGGGCAAGACCACGTTGATCCGGTCGGTGATCGGCTTCACCCCGCCCCGGCGGGGCCGGATCGTCTTCGCCGGCAGGGAGATCCAGCGGTTGCCGAGCCACGCGATCGCGCGGCAGGGGATCGGGCTCGTGCCGCAGGGACGCCGGATCTTTCCGTCCCTGACCGTCGAGGAGCAGCTGCGCGTGGTCGCCCACGGCGACGGCCGCTGGACCCTCGACCGGGTCTACGGCCTCTTTCCCCGGCTCCTCGAGCGGCGCGGGCATCTCGGCGGGCAGCTCTCGGGGGGCGAGCAGCAGATGCTCGCGATCGGGCGCGCGCTGATGACCAACCCGGCGCTGCTGTTGATGGACGAGCCGTCCGAGGGGCTGGCGCCGCTCATCGTCCGCGACCTCAAGGACGCGATCGCGCAGCTGGCGCAGGGGGGCCTCGCGATCCTGCTGGTCGAGCAGAACCTGCCGCTCGCGCTCGCCGTCGCGCATACCTGCTATCTGCTGAGCCGGGGACAGGTCGTGCATCAGGCCTCCGCCGGCGAGATCGCGAAGGACGACGAAATTCGCCGGCGCCACCTCGGCGTGTGA
- a CDS encoding ABC transporter ATP-binding protein — translation MTAVPSLDVRGLSVRFGSLRALDNVSMTVMAGERRGIIGPNGAGKSTLFNAISGEVRPSAGAVRLLGRDITSFPPYRRARLGIARTFQTTMLCPRLRVVDNVMLSLAALRPVRYQCLVPLERYTDLRDEALRLLAQVQLDERADWPVRMLGHGEQRQVEILLAIAQRPTLLLLDEPTAGLAPGDATLVTAMLRTYPRDVTIVLIEHDMDVVFDIVERITVLHHGAVVAEGAPAEIRADATVQEIYLGGVV, via the coding sequence GTGACCGCGGTGCCGTCGTTGGACGTCCGTGGCCTCTCGGTCCGTTTCGGCAGTCTGCGGGCGCTCGACAACGTGTCGATGACGGTGATGGCCGGCGAACGCCGGGGAATCATCGGCCCGAACGGCGCCGGCAAAAGCACGCTCTTCAACGCGATCTCGGGCGAGGTCAGGCCGAGCGCCGGGGCCGTACGGCTCCTCGGACGCGACATCACGTCGTTTCCGCCGTATCGCCGGGCGCGGCTCGGGATCGCCCGGACGTTTCAGACGACGATGCTGTGTCCGCGGCTGCGCGTCGTCGACAACGTGATGCTCTCGCTCGCCGCGCTGCGTCCGGTCCGCTACCAGTGCCTCGTGCCGCTCGAACGGTATACGGACCTGCGAGACGAGGCCCTCCGGCTTCTCGCGCAGGTGCAGCTCGACGAGCGGGCCGACTGGCCGGTGCGCATGCTGGGCCACGGCGAGCAACGGCAGGTCGAGATCCTGCTCGCCATCGCGCAGCGGCCCACGCTGCTGCTGCTCGACGAGCCGACCGCCGGCCTCGCGCCGGGCGACGCGACGCTCGTCACCGCGATGCTCCGCACCTACCCGCGCGACGTGACGATCGTGCTGATCGAGCACGACATGGACGTCGTGTTCGACATCGTCGAGCGGATCACGGTCCTGCACCACGGGGCGGTGGTGGCCGAGGGCGCGCCGGCGGAGATCCGCGCCGACGCGACCGTGCAGGAGATCTATCTCGGAGGCGTGGTGTGA
- a CDS encoding branched-chain amino acid ABC transporter permease codes for MTRRRALLAGIVAAAIALAALVPSFGLPQYYVSLLTQTWIYGIAAMSLDLLVGFTGLVSFSHAAFFGTSAYIVALLLTRYGVAAFWPVPALAVLGAAALAGVFGLLAFRGEGVSFIIITLALNEIIWGLAYQWVDMSGGDNGIAGFPRPVIAGMNLASTPAYYLFCLAVLVVCVALLVTIVRSPFGLVLRGIRERPRRMAALGYPVNRFRYAAYVMAAAFAGVAGVLFAYYNEFVGPVNLSLETTVQILIMVILGGTGTLLGPLAGAGVVVFVSNALSNLTQRWELILGAMYVVILLYARDGLVGVARRMWSAAGRRPAPPAPRQTGRQTGRQTGVKL; via the coding sequence GTGACCCGCCGCCGCGCGCTGCTCGCCGGTATCGTGGCGGCCGCGATCGCGCTCGCGGCGCTCGTGCCGTCGTTCGGGCTGCCGCAGTATTACGTGTCGCTGCTGACGCAGACGTGGATCTACGGCATCGCCGCGATGAGCCTGGACCTGCTGGTCGGGTTCACCGGCCTCGTGAGTTTCAGCCACGCCGCGTTCTTCGGCACGAGCGCCTATATCGTCGCGCTGCTCCTCACGCGGTACGGCGTCGCCGCGTTCTGGCCGGTGCCGGCGCTGGCGGTGCTCGGCGCCGCTGCCCTCGCCGGGGTCTTCGGCCTCCTGGCCTTCCGGGGCGAAGGCGTCAGCTTCATCATCATCACGCTCGCCCTGAACGAGATCATCTGGGGCCTTGCCTATCAGTGGGTGGACATGAGCGGCGGCGACAACGGGATCGCCGGCTTCCCCCGGCCGGTGATCGCGGGGATGAATCTCGCCTCGACCCCGGCCTATTATCTGTTCTGCCTGGCCGTGCTCGTCGTGTGTGTCGCGCTCCTCGTCACGATCGTCCGCTCGCCGTTCGGGCTGGTGTTGCGGGGCATCCGGGAGCGGCCGCGCCGGATGGCGGCGCTCGGCTATCCCGTCAACCGGTTCCGCTACGCGGCCTACGTTATGGCCGCGGCGTTCGCCGGTGTCGCGGGCGTGCTGTTCGCGTACTACAATGAGTTCGTCGGCCCCGTCAACCTCAGTCTCGAGACGACAGTGCAGATTCTCATCATGGTCATCTTGGGCGGGACCGGCACACTGCTCGGACCGCTCGCCGGGGCCGGCGTGGTCGTCTTCGTCAGCAACGCGCTCAGCAACCTCACCCAGCGATGGGAGCTGATCCTCGGCGCAATGTACGTCGTCATCTTGCTCTACGCCCGCGACGGCCTGGTGGGCGTCGCCCGGCGGATGTGGAGCGCCGCCGGGCGACGCCCAGCCCCGCCAGCCCCGCGCCAGACGGGGCGCCAGACGGGGCGTCAGACGGGGGTGAAATTGTGA
- a CDS encoding branched-chain amino acid ABC transporter permease, translated as MTTFYAQNALGGLAYGSLLFLIAAGFTLIFGLMRVVNIAQTAFFLIGVYVGLMLTNHGVPFFAAVPLAGAAVTVIGLAIYRVLHPYHADELTALLLTIGFTLMLDDGALAVWGGDPQSVAPPAMLASSLQVGTLIFPSYWLALIGISLLIGAALAFVERRTMLGAVIRAGVDDEEMIRGLGIDVDRAFFIVFGIGAFLAGAGGLLGGPITGAYPGLDGELLPLAFAVIIIGGIGSLEGAYVGSLVIGLVGTFGKALFPQLSYFTIFVPVAAIMALRPQGLLGRKR; from the coding sequence ATGACGACGTTCTACGCGCAGAACGCACTCGGGGGGCTGGCGTACGGCAGCCTGCTGTTCCTGATCGCGGCCGGCTTCACCCTGATCTTCGGCCTGATGCGGGTCGTCAACATCGCGCAGACGGCGTTTTTCCTCATCGGCGTCTACGTCGGCCTGATGCTCACGAACCACGGCGTGCCGTTTTTCGCCGCGGTGCCGCTGGCCGGCGCCGCGGTCACCGTGATCGGTCTCGCCATCTACCGCGTCCTGCATCCGTATCACGCGGACGAACTGACCGCGCTCTTGCTGACCATCGGCTTCACGCTGATGTTGGACGACGGCGCGCTGGCGGTCTGGGGCGGGGACCCGCAATCGGTGGCCCCGCCCGCGATGCTGGCGTCCTCGCTGCAGGTGGGCACGCTGATCTTTCCGTCGTACTGGCTCGCGTTGATCGGCATCAGCCTGCTCATCGGCGCAGCACTCGCCTTCGTCGAGCGCCGCACGATGCTGGGTGCGGTCATCCGCGCGGGCGTCGACGACGAGGAGATGATCCGCGGGCTCGGCATCGACGTCGATCGCGCGTTCTTCATCGTCTTCGGGATCGGCGCGTTCCTCGCCGGTGCCGGGGGCCTGCTCGGGGGGCCGATCACCGGCGCCTACCCCGGTCTGGACGGTGAGCTGCTGCCGCTGGCGTTCGCCGTAATCATCATCGGCGGCATCGGGAGCCTCGAGGGCGCGTACGTCGGGAGCCTCGTCATCGGGCTCGTGGGCACCTTCGGCAAGGCGCTGTTCCCGCAGCTCTCCTACTTCACGATTTTCGTGCCCGTGGCGGCGATCATGGCGCTGCGCCCCCAGGGCCTCCTGGGACGGAAGCGGTGA
- a CDS encoding ABC transporter substrate-binding protein, translating into MTRILRNAAIAIVFVTVGSGPGAVLPGGGPARFAAAAPPARLKVGLLAPTTGVAAAPGHDMINGWKLWWSQHGDAVAGTTIDTTYYDTASNPNTALTQARRAVEQDGVQLLIGPYLANEGLAVAPYAEEHKTPLFLPTVSADDLTQRKASSFVIKVAGWSSSQTTHPAGGWAVEKGYRKAVTLGDAYAFAYESVGGFAQTFTEKGGKVTKQLWVPLGTTDFSPYLSQVQAERPDVVMVCVVGADAVHFLQQWTSFGLKGRVPLIVQETVTDQSSIRTLPPEDVVGIIAFSHYAEGRGDPATERFIATYAKAYHALPSYMAAGFYTAAEWIQRALVEVHGDATDQQKFLNAVRTASVPDSPFGPQRLDPYGAPVQNVYIREVQRVPPQYAAYAKTWNVVIKTYPSVSQFWTYNPAQYLKQPVYSNTFQGIAK; encoded by the coding sequence ATGACGCGAATACTCAGGAACGCGGCGATCGCCATTGTCTTCGTGACGGTCGGGTCAGGGCCGGGTGCCGTCCTTCCAGGCGGGGGGCCGGCGCGCTTCGCCGCGGCGGCCCCACCGGCCCGGTTGAAGGTCGGTTTGCTGGCCCCGACCACGGGCGTGGCGGCGGCGCCGGGCCACGACATGATCAACGGGTGGAAGTTGTGGTGGTCCCAGCACGGCGACGCCGTAGCCGGGACGACGATCGACACCACCTACTACGATACGGCGTCGAATCCCAACACCGCGCTGACGCAGGCGCGCCGGGCCGTGGAGCAGGACGGGGTGCAGCTGCTGATCGGCCCCTACCTGGCCAACGAGGGCCTCGCGGTGGCGCCGTACGCGGAAGAGCACAAGACGCCGCTGTTTCTGCCGACGGTCTCGGCGGACGATCTGACGCAGCGAAAGGCCAGTTCGTTCGTGATCAAGGTGGCCGGCTGGTCCTCGAGCCAAACGACGCATCCGGCCGGCGGTTGGGCGGTCGAGAAGGGGTACCGGAAGGCCGTCACACTCGGCGACGCGTACGCCTTCGCGTACGAGAGCGTCGGCGGGTTCGCGCAAACGTTCACGGAAAAGGGCGGCAAGGTGACCAAGCAGCTGTGGGTGCCGCTCGGCACGACGGACTTCAGCCCCTACCTCTCTCAGGTGCAAGCGGAGCGCCCCGACGTGGTCATGGTCTGCGTCGTCGGCGCGGACGCGGTCCATTTCCTGCAGCAGTGGACCTCGTTTGGGCTCAAAGGCAGGGTCCCGCTGATCGTGCAGGAGACGGTCACCGACCAGTCGAGCATCCGCACGCTCCCGCCGGAGGATGTGGTCGGCATCATCGCCTTCTCCCACTACGCGGAAGGCCGCGGCGATCCGGCGACCGAGCGGTTTATCGCCACCTACGCCAAGGCGTACCATGCGCTGCCGTCCTACATGGCGGCCGGCTTCTATACCGCGGCGGAGTGGATCCAGAGGGCGCTCGTGGAGGTCCACGGCGACGCGACGGACCAGCAGAAGTTCTTGAACGCCGTCCGGACCGCCTCGGTGCCCGATTCGCCCTTCGGGCCGCAACGCCTGGATCCGTACGGGGCGCCGGTGCAGAACGTGTACATCCGGGAAGTGCAGCGCGTCCCCCCCCAGTACGCGGCGTACGCGAAGACGTGGAACGTCGTGATCAAGACATATCCGAGCGTTTCCCAGTTCTGGACCTACAATCCGGCGCAATACCTCAAACAGCCGGTGTACTCCAACACGTTCCAGGGCATCGCCAAGTGA
- a CDS encoding amidohydrolase family protein, whose product MILDVHAHVFPDRFLAALDREGGRYGAKVEARGGDRIVWSSPHQRATIGPVFWDVGERLAALDRWGITMQALSLSPPMLYWAPPDLGRELAAVFNDEVAAIARAHPPRFLAFATLPLQDVRAAVAEAERAARAGCRALYVGTNVNGRYLDDPSFAPLWDCAVRHGLPVFTHPLNNAGEDRMSGWHLGNSVGNPGETALAAARLILSGTLDRYPELRLVLAHGAGSLPFLLGRLDHTYAVRAEVRDAIPAPPSAYLRRMYADTITHSDRALGYLVEAAGPARVLLGTDLPYDMADERPVERVNRLGLGPDETRAILGDNGARLLGLTGAGTVHTEHDRMTEGGRS is encoded by the coding sequence ATGATCCTCGACGTGCACGCCCACGTGTTCCCGGACCGGTTTCTCGCGGCGCTGGACCGGGAGGGCGGCCGCTACGGCGCCAAAGTTGAAGCGCGGGGGGGCGACCGGATCGTCTGGAGCAGCCCGCATCAGCGGGCGACGATCGGCCCGGTCTTCTGGGACGTGGGCGAACGCCTGGCGGCGCTCGACCGCTGGGGGATCACGATGCAGGCGTTGTCGCTCTCGCCGCCGATGCTGTACTGGGCGCCGCCGGATCTAGGCCGCGAACTGGCCGCGGTGTTCAACGACGAGGTCGCGGCGATCGCCCGGGCGCATCCGCCCCGGTTCCTCGCGTTCGCGACGCTGCCGCTGCAAGACGTCCGGGCGGCGGTGGCGGAGGCCGAGCGGGCCGCCCGGGCCGGCTGCCGGGCGCTGTACGTCGGCACGAACGTGAACGGCCGGTATCTCGACGATCCGTCGTTCGCCCCGCTGTGGGACTGCGCCGTGCGTCACGGGCTGCCGGTGTTCACCCACCCGCTGAACAACGCCGGCGAGGACCGGATGAGCGGGTGGCATCTCGGCAACTCAGTCGGCAACCCCGGCGAAACGGCGCTCGCCGCGGCGCGGCTCATTCTGTCCGGTACGCTCGACCGGTATCCCGAGCTGCGGCTCGTCCTCGCCCACGGCGCGGGGAGCCTGCCGTTTCTGCTGGGACGGCTCGACCACACCTACGCGGTCCGGGCGGAGGTGCGGGACGCGATCCCCGCACCTCCGTCGGCCTACCTGCGCCGCATGTATGCCGACACGATCACCCACAGCGACCGCGCGCTCGGGTATCTCGTCGAGGCGGCGGGCCCGGCGCGCGTGCTGCTCGGGACCGATCTGCCGTACGACATGGCGGACGAGCGGCCGGTGGAGCGGGTGAACCGGTTGGGGCTGGGTCCGGACGAGACACGGGCCATCCTGGGCGACAACGGCGCGCGGCTCTTGGGGCTCACCGGCGCCGGTACGGTACACACGGAGCACGACAGAATGACCGAAGGGGGCAGGTCATGA